A region from the Clostridia bacterium genome encodes:
- a CDS encoding type II toxin-antitoxin system Phd/YefM family antitoxin: MEVSLENLASATAVSKSFGRFLSRSKKEPVFILRNNEVEAVLVGIKHYRRLAEAYEVLQDLSLAREVFEQPTDNPEGKTVFDILAEFES, translated from the coding sequence ATGGAGGTAAGCCTCGAGAACCTGGCCAGCGCCACGGCGGTTTCCAAGTCTTTTGGTCGCTTTCTGTCGCGCTCCAAGAAGGAGCCGGTTTTTATCCTCAGGAACAATGAGGTGGAGGCGGTCTTGGTGGGCATCAAACACTACCGGCGGCTGGCCGAGGCTTACGAAGTTCTGCAGGACCTGAGCCTGGCTCGGGAAGTCTTTGAGCAGCCCACCGATAACCCCGAGGGCAAGACCGTCTTTGACATCCTGGCCGAATTCGAAAGCTAG
- a CDS encoding type II toxin-antitoxin system RelE/ParE family toxin: MYEVRPKNANRLRHDIARLTPDERERVREALLALAENPRPRGALCLEKNYYRIRVGPMRILYQVLDEERLILVGAIVRRSEATYRRWRSLFK; encoded by the coding sequence GTGTACGAGGTTCGGCCTAAGAACGCGAACCGTCTTCGGCACGATATTGCCCGGTTAACCCCCGATGAGCGTGAGCGCGTACGAGAGGCCCTTCTGGCCCTGGCCGAAAACCCGCGGCCCCGAGGGGCCCTGTGTCTAGAGAAGAACTACTATCGGATCAGAGTTGGCCCCATGCGGATCCTATACCAGGTTCTCGACGAGGAACGTCTGATCCTGGTAGGCGCAATCGTCAGGCGTAGCGAAGCTACCTACAGGCGCTGGCGGTCGCTTTTCAAGTAA
- a CDS encoding sigma-70 family RNA polymerase sigma factor: protein MADPSDLMDRLRQGDASAFEEFAAAYWRKIYALALSLSGNRADAEDLTQEVLLKVYQGFSQYVQKAGNLEAFVHRMTVNLWIDWVRRRRRAPEFSLDGALDRQEGSAGLDLPDPEAGVEEVHRKEFWSAVWQAFGELPESYRVLLKLRAVDRMSYKEIAAALGESEAAVRAKLNRSRALLREKLRRRGFDPRQ, encoded by the coding sequence ATGGCCGACCCGTCCGACCTCATGGACCGCCTGCGGCAGGGCGACGCCTCGGCCTTCGAGGAGTTCGCCGCCGCTTATTGGCGCAAAATCTACGCCCTGGCCCTGAGCCTTTCCGGCAACCGCGCCGACGCCGAAGACCTCACCCAGGAAGTGCTGCTCAAGGTCTACCAGGGCTTCTCCCAATACGTGCAGAAGGCCGGAAACCTGGAGGCCTTCGTGCACCGCATGACCGTCAACCTCTGGATCGACTGGGTGCGCCGCCGCCGGCGCGCCCCGGAGTTTTCCCTGGACGGCGCCCTGGACCGGCAGGAAGGCAGCGCCGGTCTGGACCTGCCCGACCCGGAGGCGGGTGTGGAAGAGGTGCACCGGAAGGAGTTCTGGTCGGCGGTCTGGCAGGCCTTCGGCGAGCTGCCGGAATCCTACCGGGTGCTGCTCAAGCTGCGGGCCGTGGACCGGATGTCCTACAAGGAAATCGCCGCCGCCCTGGGCGAGAGCGAGGCGGCGGTTAGGGCCAAGCTCAACCGCAGCCGGGCCCTGCTCCGGGAGAAGCTGCGCCGCCGCGGCTTCGACCCCCGGCAGTGA
- a CDS encoding DUF433 domain-containing protein gives MNLDRITVDPQVCMGQPTIRGTRITVAFVLKLLASGMDVPSLLSAYPELAEEDVCQALAYAAWLAAEQTRTVPRI, from the coding sequence GTGAACCTCGATCGCATCACGGTGGACCCCCAGGTGTGTATGGGTCAGCCCACCATTCGCGGCACGCGAATAACCGTCGCCTTTGTCCTGAAGCTCCTGGCCTCGGGCATGGACGTGCCCTCGCTGCTTTCCGCCTACCCCGAACTGGCGGAGGAAGATGTGTGCCAGGCTCTGGCGTACGCCGCCTGGCTGGCCGCCGAGCAGACCCGTACGGTTCCCCGTATTTAG
- a CDS encoding type II toxin-antitoxin system VapC family toxin: MICYLDTSALVKLYVLEPGSEAVRRLVGEAAVAATSIVAYPEARAALARGLRDGLLDEKDYRQVVAALESDWPRYLALEVSDSLARFAGELAEKHRLRGFDAIHLASALTLKVRVKDRVVAGCFDERLWEALRAVDLEVLPGR, translated from the coding sequence GTGATCTGCTACCTGGACACCAGCGCCCTGGTGAAGCTCTACGTCCTGGAGCCGGGCTCGGAGGCGGTCCGCCGGTTGGTGGGCGAAGCTGCGGTTGCGGCCACCAGCATAGTGGCCTATCCCGAGGCGCGGGCTGCGCTGGCCCGGGGCTTACGAGACGGTCTTTTGGACGAGAAGGACTACCGCCAGGTAGTGGCGGCACTGGAAAGCGATTGGCCGCGGTATCTGGCCCTGGAAGTGTCAGACTCCCTTGCCAGGTTCGCCGGCGAGCTGGCAGAAAAACACCGCTTGAGGGGCTTTGACGCCATTCACCTTGCATCGGCGCTAACCTTGAAGGTGCGGGTAAAGGACCGGGTAGTGGCGGGTTGTTTCGACGAGCGGCTCTGGGAAGCCTTGCGCGCCGTGGACCTGGAAGTGTTGCCGGGCCGGTAA
- a CDS encoding type II toxin-antitoxin system prevent-host-death family antitoxin: protein MEAGIREVKNRFSMYLRRVKQGETVLITERNVPVAKLVPVPGNEQLPVLALVEQGMASWRGGKPQGMAAPAPVRGEASIASLVAEDRR, encoded by the coding sequence GTGGAGGCGGGTATCAGAGAAGTCAAAAACCGCTTCAGCATGTATCTGAGGCGCGTCAAACAGGGGGAGACGGTCCTAATTACGGAGCGCAACGTCCCGGTTGCCAAGCTGGTGCCGGTTCCGGGAAACGAGCAACTCCCCGTCCTGGCCCTAGTGGAGCAGGGGATGGCCTCCTGGCGCGGGGGGAAACCGCAGGGTATGGCAGCGCCGGCACCGGTCCGCGGCGAGGCGTCAATCGCGTCGCTGGTCGCGGAGGACCGCCGGTGA
- a CDS encoding zf-HC2 domain-containing protein — protein MNCRQAENLISAYLDGELEGGYRAEIEAHLASCPACRQYAEELEAAQAALAGIFAAAEPPADLLERVMARVRSAGAETPVSRQAAAFSGWRRTFAVAGLAAAVVLACLQFGEARLNPFSRPVAPVPQVAVNEPAQPQPVGPGRPAAPEVDTSPEVETSTPAAESPAPEAGAPEASPSGETATPEAIQGGEAPAAGEKRGEPSGSILTDKEVRAAAGEVRVALADTAAGPAKTFLSHARHLRTTVVRLGVEDLEAARAGVTETAVACGAVSVDEAWTYQDRQMILRVLLPVGSAARFAAQVSTLGEVLGRSTETANVTNEFERRLAEYRELSAKEDPQSKTLAEAAEKVLEALDRESLEAGREVVNVWLQLR, from the coding sequence GTGAACTGCCGGCAGGCCGAAAACCTAATATCCGCCTACCTGGACGGGGAGCTTGAAGGCGGGTACCGCGCCGAGATCGAGGCACACCTGGCCTCCTGCCCGGCCTGCCGCCAATACGCGGAGGAGCTGGAGGCGGCCCAGGCCGCCCTGGCCGGCATCTTCGCCGCGGCCGAGCCCCCGGCGGACCTGCTGGAGCGGGTGATGGCCCGTGTCCGCAGCGCCGGGGCCGAAACCCCGGTATCCCGGCAGGCGGCCGCTTTTTCGGGCTGGCGCCGGACCTTCGCGGTCGCGGGCCTGGCGGCCGCCGTGGTGCTGGCCTGCCTGCAGTTCGGCGAGGCGCGGCTGAACCCGTTCTCGCGGCCCGTGGCCCCGGTGCCCCAGGTGGCGGTGAACGAGCCGGCCCAGCCGCAGCCGGTCGGGCCGGGCAGGCCCGCAGCTCCGGAGGTCGATACCTCCCCTGAGGTTGAGACCTCCACGCCGGCGGCGGAAAGTCCCGCGCCGGAGGCGGGCGCTCCCGAAGCGTCCCCCTCCGGGGAGACGGCCACGCCTGAGGCCATTCAAGGCGGCGAGGCTCCGGCGGCCGGGGAGAAGCGGGGCGAACCGTCCGGCAGCATCCTCACGGACAAAGAGGTCCGGGCCGCGGCCGGCGAAGTGCGGGTGGCGTTAGCCGATACCGCCGCCGGGCCGGCCAAGACCTTCCTCAGCCATGCCCGGCACCTGCGAACCACCGTGGTGCGGCTGGGCGTGGAGGACCTTGAGGCGGCGCGGGCCGGGGTAACGGAGACGGCGGTTGCGTGCGGCGCGGTTTCGGTCGACGAGGCCTGGACCTACCAGGACCGCCAGATGATCCTGAGGGTGCTCCTGCCCGTGGGCAGCGCGGCCCGATTCGCGGCCCAGGTTTCCACCCTGGGCGAGGTCCTGGGCCGGAGCACGGAAACCGCGAACGTAACCAACGAGTTCGAGCGGCGCCTGGCCGAATACCGGGAACTCTCGGCCAAAGAGGATCCGCAGAGCAAAACGCTGGCCGAGGCGGCCGAAAAGGTCCTGGAGGCCCTGGACCGGGAGAGCCTGGAGGCGGGCCGGGAAGTGGTCAACGTGTGGCTCCAACTCCGCTAG